The Drosophila mauritiana strain mau12 chromosome 2R, ASM438214v1, whole genome shotgun sequence genome has a segment encoding these proteins:
- the LOC117136135 gene encoding uncharacterized protein LOC117136135 has product MWQTVGAWRQKSPQAHQDLIQIQISALRFGPTLRSKFTNISVECSKDYCSGIRGWLTAKGELNLDIHLNRTLRNGLRTTITLLQLIDGKDRYQTLFSYDMDTCKTLRELLQSSLMKVWLRNVFKYGNLADRCPIQPASYDVRNFQLENHSIPGYLPAGFYRLHDTNYYGKPKGRQRRPVATFILDIKFY; this is encoded by the exons ATGTGGCAGACAGTTGGGGCCTGGAGGCAAAAGAGCCCCCAGGCCCACCAAGATCTGATCCAGATCCAGATCAGTGCTCTGCGATTCGGACCGA CTCTGCGAAGTAAGTTCACCAACATCAGCGTAGAGTGCAGCAAAGACTACTGCTCCGGCATCCGGGGATGGTTGACCGCCAAAGGTGAGCTGAACCTGGACATCCATCTGAATCGCACCTTGAGGAATGGATTGAGGACAACAATTACGCTCCTGCAGCTGATAGATGGCAAGGATCGGTACCAGACACTCTTCAGCTACGACATGGACACCTGCAAGACGCTGCGGGAACTGCTGCAGTCCAGCTTGATGAAGGTCTGGCTGCGGAACGTGTTCAAGTACGGGAATCTGGCCGACCGGTGTCCCATCCAGCCA GCCAGCTACGATGTGCGCAACTTTCAGCTGGAGAACCACAGCATTCCGGGGTATTTGCCAGCGGGATTCTACCGCCTCCACGACACAAATTACTACGGAAAGCCCAAGGGCAGGCAGCGCCGTCCGGTGGCCACTTTCATACTGGATATAAAGTTCTattaa